TTGCTTATTACATGCTGTAGGAGATTAGTATGCCATTTTGGAGCCAACATGCTATATAATCTGAGTGCTGCTGCATGCACACATCAAAGCGTTGCACTGATGGCTCGTCAATCACATTGCACACTAGTGACATCAAGTGTCGTTTATGTGGCGGCATGTATGGGGCTGAACTACAGCCTCTTCTGGCTTCCTTTTTAATTTCACGTGGCATTCGGTGTGATTGATATCAGCACCAAAATACCAGTGAAATCCTTATTTATATAAATGCAGAGAACTTGATGACCGGTTATAAGCACTGTTGACTTATGTTGGGCCATACCATTTCTTAGGATACTTGTACCTGTTTGGTTTCTTTTCATTCCAGATAGTATTCCATAAAATCCCATCTCGCCCCCCTCCCCCACCAAAATTTTGCTTGAACCCAGTCTCTTGCAGGGCCCAGTTATGGATCCCTTTGAGCACGACCCCGAAAAAGAGAAACACTATGCGGATGCTTTGTGCATGGAGCTGGACAGCACCGATGATGCTCTTGTCGAAGCCGAAATGGTGGCTGCTCTCAAGGAATATGATCAGATCGGGGCGGACCTCGGAATAGTCTCTTCATGCAAGGGCGTTGCGGAAGATCCGAGCCAGCTGACCAGATGGATCATAGGGGAAGAGAAGGTGCAGGGATGGAGGAAATGAAATGGTTACCACGGCAGACACATTCGTTCTATGTTTGAAGTCCTTGCAGTGATTGCTTTGTGTATCGATCGGATGCATTCTTCTGACAAATCGATTGCTTTGTGTATCAATCCGATGCTTACCACCGATTGATTGCTTTGTGTATTGATCCGATGCATTCTGACAAATTTTGTATAGCATCGGTCCGTTTCCTTGGGATAAAAACTCGGGCTTCTCTAAGAGATAGCTAGCAGCTATACATGAGTTGGTGGTAAAATGAGTtggtctttttttatcttttagatTTCTCCATCTAGAGAATTCATCTTAATAACTACAACATCAATATACCTACAACATTGATATAAAGATTGTGGATTCAATCGTCATTTGATAAATCCTTGTTCCTTGTCGGAGGGgcattttgaaaatattaaatataaattctgaaaaaaaaaacaaaaagaagatggTTCTCAaattgcaacaatattctctaatTGATATATATAGCAACTCTTCGGTGCTCTCTAATTGCAATCATAAATCTCCCTAGTGCTTTTTAAtcgtaataataataattattggtaaagataattttaaatttatttttcgttcTGTCTGTTTGCCTTAGctattacaaatattttttgatAGATTATCATAAGATCTTGGGCTGTAATCTCATCTTTGCCTTGAGTCGCTTATTCTTGTAAAAACGacgagagaaaataaaaaaactaagGATAGGATCAACATGCTTTCGATTATtcttgtaaaaaaggaagagagagaaaaaagaaaaaaaaatagaggatcAAACATGATTGATCTTTGATTATAGTGTTACACATTTTTAGAATTTTTAATTCTTTTATCGATGGAtgtattattaaaataaattttagcaACTTTGACATCAACAGTAGTAAGCTTTGATGGAAAttacaaaattaaatattatttaaaaattaaaaaattaaaagaaaacaaaattccgaTTCAAAACAGAAACCTCCGACTCGATCTGCAATCATTTGGAACCGATCCAATTTTAATTCTATATTTCACAAAATCAATCTGATTCTATATTTCACAGAATTAGAACCAGCCAGGATTGATTCTATATTTTAACAGATGTAACCATAATAGTTCCAAAAGCCTGTCCTATATTTCGCAGAATTAGAACAAGCTTATTATTTATGGTCACTAATTCATAATAAACTATCAAAATCTTAACCAACTAAACTTGTTAGCAActcaaacatacatacatacatacaagcaTTAGGTCAGACACTAATTCAATCCAAAAACTTATCACTATACACAAACCTTTATCACTAGGAAGGCACCTTTAAGATCAAGAGGCACAAAGATATTAGCAACCTAATGCAACAACCCATTAGCTCAGATTTCTCAAATTATTTCATGTCCAAAATTCAAATCAACCAAGTTTAATCCACAAAACAAAATCAAAGATGAAATGTAGCTTGACCTACCATCAACTTCCCTCTTCTGTTCTCTCATATGACAAATAACTTAGCAGGTAGCCAATCTGATGAAAAAAAGATAACCAAACAAAGACTCGGAAAAACCTCAAAACCAGGCACCAATTAAGCCTTCATCCTACCATAGAACTTGCTCTTCTCCTCGGTTGTCTGGAAGCGTCCATGCCCGAACTTAGAAGAAGTATCAATGAACTTAAGCTTGATCTCCTCGAGGGCGACGCGAGAAGTCTGCTTCAGTAGGGACTGTCTAAGCGTAACAACCCTCTTCTTTGGCCCAACACAGCAACCCTTGATCATAAGGTAGTCATCTTTCACAATACCATAGTGCGGGAAACCACCCATTGGCGTGATATCCTTCTCGGTTCTGTTTAAAATAAAAACAAGCCAAAATACTCAGTCAGGATACCTGACAATAACTCAGATCTCAAGTTTGATACTGCCCTAATAGTTTCTCCGTATGCTTGACCAAGATTCTAAAGGAAGTTATTTTGGACAACTTTGTTAGAAAGCCAACTGTAGAATGGGCAATTAATTACCTGTCAAACTCAGTAATAGCAGTGTGTGACTCATCCCCAGATTTCCCAATTTTATATATCTTTTTGTTCATTTCAGTACGGTGGTGGTATCCATTCTGACCAGCACGAGCAACAGTGTAGGAGACTCTGGCTGGGTGCCATGCACCAATACAGGCAACCTTGCGGAGTCCTCTGTGTGTCTTGCGTGGGAGGCGAGTGACACCCCAACGAGTCACCACACCTTCATAACCTTTACCTTTGGTCACACCAATGACATCGATCATCTCATCTTTCTGGAAGACAGCATCGATAGGGATTTGCTTCTCAAAGAAGCTGTAAGCATAGTCAACCTTCTGAGCAACTGTCCCTCCATTGACCTGGATCTCCATCAAGTGAGCCTTTTTCTGTTTCAGACCTTTCATCTTCCTTATCTGAGCATAAACAGCAAGTGACAAAAGACCATAAGATCACTTCCATAAATGGAACCAACATAGAATACATGCTTTGTAAATAGATAGAGTTACAGTGAGCTACAAAACGCATCCTTTACCTGCTAAGAAATATAATGCAAGAAATATTCATAACAAATTCAGCTAATCCTATAttaaatctaaataattttcatACAAAAATTAGTTGGTCATTTGTTTATGTAGAATAAAGAGGTCCATCTAAATATGTTTTCTAAGTAAATTAGATTGTTATACTACTAACAAGTTGATGATAAGAAATTGTCCTCGTTAACAGAATAGACATTGCTAGTCATCTTCTTCAGTATCTTGTTCATTTTGGTCACGACGTGTGCATTAAGatttaaaagagtggttggcaccATGCACCCAATGGGATGTCTAAGAAAAATCGATATCAAAGAAAAGTAGAAAACTAGCGTACTTAATATGATAGTAAACAAATCTGAAGAATACTAGCAACAGAATCAAACTCCAAAATTATCAAAAGCAAAATAATTATGATACTGTAGAAAATACTAGGTTGTATCACACAGGAAAGCAGCGATACCTTGTACTGAGATCACCCTGGAGTTTCAGGTAAAATAGCTTGATCTAAAAACTGCCAAATATTAGTCTGAACTGAGATTTTATCAAAGATCACAACTAAAAATGGGTCAACAATATCCTCAAGGCTTATCTCATGTTGTTTGAATGGAGATACATTTTAAGAGAAAGGATGCAATGCTCAAATTTGCCTattacataagaaaaaaaataaaaataacaaacacTCAGTGAGATATACAACAAACACAAAAACCTGACAAAATAAACTAGTAGATTCCTAAAAACATTCAGGTATGAGAAGAGGGTTAACATCAAGTGACAGTATACTGAGAATAAGTTTGTCAGCAGCAGATGATGAAGATCCATATTAAGACTGCACTAATAATGTCATAAATGAGCAATCTCATCAAAGTGCACCTGTGTATGAGCCAGCACACGGATAACAGATGCATATTTCTTCATCTTCTCCAGCTGCACCTGAatttccttctttccttcttcactTTCATATTTCTTGGAGTACTTTGTAAAAGCCTTCTTCTTGCTCTTGTACCAGCTCTTGTAAAATCTCCTCCTCACTTCCTCACTCAGATGTTGAGCCCACACAGTGTTAAGAGAACGAAGTCCACGTGGAGTCTTCACGTAAGCAACAACTCCCACAACAATCATTGGCGGAGTTTCTATGATAGTCACAGCCTCACATGTCTCCTTCTTGTGAAGCTCTGCAAGAAACAATCGAGTATAAGAACCTCAAAGCTTAAGAAAAGGCATAGAAGTGTAGGATATAATGAACAAGTCCAATAAGACTTATGACAAAAGCAAGATGCAGGCATTGGTAAAAAAATCCAATTGCAGAAAACATTAAAGCACTGAATAGTATGACACAACGAACAAGAAACCCTCCAATCTAATTTATATCATAAGGAAAAAACATGCAAAATATGTAATAAATTAGAGAACGTAAAGGAAGCAAATGCAACTCTTAGTTAAAACAAAGCTAATGCATTGCCGATTTTGTTTGTCCGCATTGTTGACAGATAAAGAGGTATAGcaaagcaaacaaaaaaagaCATCAAACATTCATCACAAAGTGAGAACACTACATTTGCAATATATGAACTAGCAGACAAACAAAAACAATGAACCAAGCTCTGTATGAATAAACTGCAGTCTATTCTAAATTTCATTTCTCTCAAGTGTAATTATAAATTTCACTTAACCTGTACAAGAATAAATTGCAGTGTACTCTAAATTTCACTTCCCTTAAGTTTGATTATAGATTTCATTTCTCTAGTTTGACAATATAACCAAAACATCAGTTTTGGAAAGTCGAAAGTTTCGTACATAAATTACTTGTAGTAATATCAAAAACTGAAcaatataataaatcatatgtcACAATGTGCATAAGAAAAACTTAATTCTAGAGGCACATTGTCTTTTGTATTTCAGTAAAAAAATGAAACATCATTGAAGAAAACAAATATGTAATCATGTTAGTGTTCCTTGTTTCTGATGAAAATTTTGAACTTTTAGAACACAAAACAAACTTTCGAATCATAATAGTTGGAGTCATCATGTTTTGCATAGGGCAACTATTGGAGGCAACTACATAACGTCCCAAGAATTGAGGTCATCTACATAGATCTTTTCCCATGATAATCATCACGATATGAATGAGACAATTTCCCACGTTAACTTTTATTAGTAGAAAGTATAATTTTTCaactaatatttaaaaaaaatacataaatcGTCCCTGTCAGGTGATTGTTCACCAGGTCACTCATGAGGTTTGAAAATCACCCAACTCTAGAAATCAGATAATTTTCACTCAATCTCAAGAACAGATAATTGTTCAAGTAACCACAGTAGATCGTCCAAAGATCTCAGATATTTACTAAGCCTGCCGCTCAATCCCACCTGCCACATCTGAGATGCCTGTTCCCACTGTTAAGGAACCTCTTCCTCATAGTTGTTTTCTGGTTTTGTTCTCGCCAAACACTTATAATTTTCAGTTCTGTAAGTGATAGTTATGAAATGACCACAAATATGCTTATAGAAAACAAAATGACAAATAAAACAGATCTTTTTCATAATTATGAAAGTACAAATACAGGATGCCAAAACTGCCCTATGAAAAGTGATatgaagattttatttttcttaggtTCAGCAACTAAGCAAGAGACATTAGGTTTGAAATGTTTATGTTGGAACGACTGGATGAATTTAGTTGTGGTAAATAAAAGACTTATTATCTAAAAAGAACCATCTCAGAATAGCACAGAAAAGCATACAAACATAATGATGCATCCAAATCTGTGTTACAGAATATTGTTTCAAACAATATAGCCAACTTTGGGTAATATATACTTACTTGAGCCTGGTTTGTCAACCTCACGAACAATGTGTGTCATTCCAGACTTGTATCCAAGGAAAGCTGTTAACCTGCAATGCTTTGTCGGATCATCCTTGGGAAAGGACTTTACTGCACCAAGAAAGCACACATATTTCTCATCACTATATTACTGGTACGTTAGCAAACAGAATTGTTCCACCATCTTTAATTAGAAAGAGAACTAAAGGGAAAGAATTTCAACAAGGAACTTAAACATTATATATTGGAGGGCAAACTCTATATAACCAAATCTGCAAGCTAGCATGTGCTCTTTACATAAATCAGTGGATCATGGAAGCACAAATTTTCCCATTCGACAACCAAGCTCCAGATAGCAACAACATACTACAAAAGTTCTTAATGTATGACGATCATGGCAATCTGAAAACTAGATTAGGCACTGATTAAACAGAACATTCTTAATTCATGTAACCAAGATCCAGCTTACCTTTGCCACGGTGGCGGGAGGCTCTCTTCCTGGGGAGGAACCCGAGGGACCCATGCCTTGGGTGTTCAAACTTACGATGAGACATCCTTCTTACGTCTCTCCCCCCTGAAAACATGACCAGGGCTTATGCTTATGCACTGCCTATGAAAGCCGAAACAGTCATACAGCAAATCACGAACACACCAGAGGATCCCGTAACAAAAGATCGACGGATCGAACCAAAAAATACACAACGGTAGAAGCATACATCTGATAGAAACAAATGATGCTGATTGCATTCAACTCGGGAAGAACGAAATCACCAAGAGAAGCGTCTAACAAACAGATTTCTGAAGGGCAAACACCAGAATCCAACTACAATATCAATCCCTAATGAAAGGGTTTGTTCCCAGACCTCGAATTAAGAGGTGCAACAACAATcgaatcaagaaaaaaaataatcgaAGCCATAATCTAACCATCGAAGAGGGGGAGACAGAGAGAGTGAGAGGTAGAATGGGCATCTTGTTACCTCCAACGGCGATTGCTTCCCCGCATTCGCGTCGGAAACCCTAACGAGGGTTTATATAGCCGCCGAAGATGCGACAAGTGCATGTGCGGCGCTGCCTAATCGTAGAATGACTAAATTATCCTCACTGAAATAATATGACCGGCACCTATAATTCATCATCTCCAGTTGCGAATCTTGGCGTACTAAAATCTCGTAGACCGATGACTGATTACGATGACTTCAATGGACGGTCCagattcacacacacacacacacacacatatatatatatatatatatatatatatatatatatatatatatatatatatatatatatattttatatttatatatatatatatatatagtcctgCTCGAAGAACAATATTTCTTAAATCCGATTCAACAATATCTAAATTTAATTTAAGTGAATTTAACAAATTTGGATCCGAGAAGTTTCGACTCGCTGACCAAACTCTTAGTAATTTCGAATCCAATCAAAGACTATCCAAACTTGATTAGATCCGATATTTGAATTTGATAAAGCGGTTTGGATAAATTTGGATCCGAAAAAATTAGACCCGCTAACCCACCAAAAGTCGTGAGCCTCTTTTAAGTCcgaagagagaaagaaggagaAAGTCCGGCTCCGACGTCGGGATGGCGCCGCCCAAGCGTGGGAAAGCGAAGGGGGGCTCCGCCGCCGCCCCTCCCACCGCCGCATCGGCGGAGTCCAAGGTCCCAGGCTGCCTCCGCCTCCTTCCTCCGTCAACTGTTGCCATTACCATCCACGCCAAGCCGGGCTCCAAGGTCGCCACTGTCACCGGTCCGCCCCTTCCCTTCGATCCCCTTTCCTTCCATCTGCTTTGTTTTCCTGCAAAGAGTCATATTTCTGGTTTTAGATGTGGGCGACGAGTCTGTCGGCGTTCAAATCGATGCCCCGGCGAGGGACGGCGAGGCCAACGCCGCGCTGCTTGAGTACATCGGCTCGGTGAGTCCTCGATCGTCTCGTCTATTCACTTTCTACTCGTAGTTTCTTACTGTAATCTTCTCGACCAACAGATCGTGTTGGGTTCTACAAAATTAGTTTCTAGTGTgttaaaaaaatagatttttgGTGGCTAATTTGGTGCTTGATTTCCTGTTCTAAGAACTACGCTAGGAGGAAGTTTGTGCTAAAATTACCTAAGGATATGAATCATTGCTTGAGGAATTTAGAGGAAATTGCCAGAGGTAAAGCTTGTGCAACATAATCCTCACATATGTGAAGTTATGGGATGGAACAATGCAAATGTTGGTGAGAAGGTAGTAATAACAATTCAAAGCACTGGATATTTTACTTATTTCACTTAACCCTAGTCTATTATCCGACTATGTTTTCAGACTTAATAAAAAAAACACAAGATGACAATTAATTATGATCATATTGATTATAATATTGTAGAATTGGTTAAACTAAGAATGTTCTTGGGCTTCTAGTTAattgaaaaaggaaaaaaggagaTAGAATTATTGAGTCATACATATAAATTTGTTCATGAGTTTGATTTTGGAAGGCCTCATGGAGCATAAGAGCTCCATCAAATTGAATGCAAATAAAATTTGTAGGTATTTTTTTCCAAATAAACCAGTTATTTACCACAATTCTTGAGTATTTTGTATATCTTCATCTTCTTCACCTCTAAATGAAAGTTATTTAGCTTGATGACCAACAATTGAAGAGAACTAAGTATCCAGTGAGGAGCAGAATTTATGTGTTCATGCCAGGAACACTGCCTTCAAGTGGTTCaaaacttttgatttttttttttttgtaataccgATATCAAGTTTTCATAAGATCTGAAGATCCAAAGGTATAATGCAACTCTGACCTTGAAATGGACCTAATCCGTAGTCCAGACAGTTTTCATAATGTATTAGAAAAAAAGATATGCTAAATTAGATTATCATGTCTTGATGGGAGCTATCCTTGCTGACTCCTAAAGAACACATATACCAGTGGCTATATTAGCACCATGAAAAGCAAATTGTTTCTTAATTGTCTTCTCAGGCATCAAGTACGTAAATTTGATTGGTAAAATGAGCGTTGTCCAGATCAAACGGTACTCTGAAATTGTTGTAGTAGTGTTCAGTCCATCAGTCACTTGGAAACTTGATTATAAATTTCAGATGTTTCTgatatcat
The DNA window shown above is from Musa acuminata AAA Group cultivar baxijiao chromosome BXJ2-4, Cavendish_Baxijiao_AAA, whole genome shotgun sequence and carries:
- the LOC103974336 gene encoding large ribosomal subunit protein uL3 codes for the protein MSHRKFEHPRHGSLGFLPRKRASRHRGKVKSFPKDDPTKHCRLTAFLGYKSGMTHIVREVDKPGSKLHKKETCEAVTIIETPPMIVVGVVAYVKTPRGLRSLNTVWAQHLSEEVRRRFYKSWYKSKKKAFTKYSKKYESEEGKKEIQVQLEKMKKYASVIRVLAHTQIRKMKGLKQKKAHLMEIQVNGGTVAQKVDYAYSFFEKQIPIDAVFQKDEMIDVIGVTKGKGYEGVVTRWGVTRLPRKTHRGLRKVACIGAWHPARVSYTVARAGQNGYHHRTEMNKKIYKIGKSGDESHTAITEFDRTEKDITPMGGFPHYGIVKDDYLMIKGCCVGPKKRVVTLRQSLLKQTSRVALEEIKLKFIDTSSKFGHGRFQTTEEKSKFYGRMKA
- the LOC135610121 gene encoding uncharacterized protein LOC135610121, producing the protein MAPPKRGKAKGGSAAAPPTAASAESKVPGCLRLLPPSTVAITIHAKPGSKVATVTDVGDESVGVQIDAPARDGEANAALLEYIGSLLGVKKRQVSIGSGSKSRDKVVLVQDATLQSVFEALNKACKCE